In the Helianthus annuus cultivar XRQ/B chromosome 11, HanXRQr2.0-SUNRISE, whole genome shotgun sequence genome, one interval contains:
- the LOC110884307 gene encoding ER membrane protein complex subunit 3 codes for MAEELVLDTAIRDWVLIPLSIVMVLIGILRYFVSKLMRTTQSPDAKIIKEGQVVIRARNLRAAAGFIPLKAFRARKVYYTNEENGLLHVPKGQAQNPQAQMFSDPNMAMDMMKKNLSMIIPQTLTFAWVNFFFSGFVAAKIPFPLTQRFRSMLQNGIDLSTVDVSYVSSRSWYFLNLFGLRGLFSLILGEENATDDTQRMMQMSGFGFDPSKSLGAEKDGLDIVQHDWVLPKFEQRAQAVLRKRLSS; via the exons ATGGCAGAAGAACTAGTATTGGACACAGCGATCAGAGACTGGGTACTAATCCCCCTATCAATCGTCATGGTTCTCATCGGAATCCTCCGTTACTTCGTTTCCAAGCTCATGCGCACCACTCAATCACCAGATGCCAAAATCATCAAAGAAGG GCAGGTTGTAATTAGGGCTCGAAACCTTCGAGCGGCTGCTGGATTTATTCCGCTTAAGGCGTTTCGTGCTCGGAAAGTTTATTATACCAATGAG GAAAACGGTTTACTTCATGTTCCCAAGGGCCAGGCTCAGAATCCACAGGCACAAATGTTCTCTGATCCGAACATGGCTATGGATATGATGAAGAAGAATCTTTCGATGATCATACCGCAG ACCCTCACTTTTGCATGGGTTAACTTCTTCTTTTCCGGATTTGTAGCAG CAAAGATACCGTTTCCACTGACTCAGAGGTTTAGATCCATGTTACAAAACGGGATTGATTTGAGTACCGTTGATGTCAGCTATGTCAGCAGTCGTTCTTG GTACTTCCTTAATTTGTTTGGACTGAGAGGTCTGTTTAGTCTTATTCTCGGAGAGGAAAATG CTACAGACGATACACAACGTATGATGCAAATGAGTGGATTTGGctttgatccatccaag AGTTTGGGTGCTGAAAAAGATGGTCTGGACATAGTTCAGCATGATTGGGTCCTTCCAAAATTCGAGCAGCGGGCTCAAGCCGTGCTTAGAAAACGCCTTAGCAGCTAA